The proteins below come from a single Eptesicus fuscus isolate TK198812 chromosome 5, DD_ASM_mEF_20220401, whole genome shotgun sequence genomic window:
- the LOC103283946 gene encoding CREB-binding protein-like, whose protein sequence is MPVELHGQGQALGAHTCSECKQQAESRWHCTECEDYDLCINCYTTKGHAHEMVKVGLGLDEEAKEGDEGGNQGEPQFRSLREWRRQAIQRCIQSLRHARQCRDANCPQPSCQKMKRVVQHTKGCQRKTNGGCGVCKQFIALCCYHAKHCQENPCPIPYCLNIKQKLRQQEIQYRRQHA, encoded by the coding sequence ATGCCGGTGGAGCTGCacggccagggccaggccctcgGTGCCCACACCTGCAGTGAGTGCAAGCAGCAGGCGGAGAGCCGCTGGCACTGCACCGAGTGCGAGGACTACGACCTGTGCATCAACTGCTACACCACCAAGGGCCACGCCCACGAGATGGTGAaggtgggcctgggcctggatgAAGAGGCCAAGGAGGGCGATGAGGGCGGCAACCAGGGGGAGCCGCAGTTCAGGAGCCTCCGGGAGTGGCGGCGCCAGGCCATCCAGCGCTGCATCCAGTCCCTGAGGCATGCCCGCCAGTGCCGCGACGCCAACTGCCCGCAGCCGTCCTGCCAGAAGATGAAGCGGGTTGTGCAGCACACCAAGGGCTGCCAGCGCAAGACCAATGGAGGTTGCGGCGTGTGCAAGCAGTTCATCGCCCTCTGCTGCTACCATGCCAAGCACTGCCAAGAAAACCCATGCCCCATCCCCTACTGCCTCAACATCAAGCAGAAGCTCCG